The region CAGCCCCTTGAACCAATAATATATGACAACACTTACATATATCAAAATTTTAGCCGTGCGATGGAACTGTGACTTTCGCCCacgatgaagatgttgctaGGATGATTATCCTAATCTCATGAATAGTGATTCTTTACCccatcaaacatcacatGAAATGTACGCACAAGCAGTGAGAATATCGTCTTTATTAGTTAGACATGGTATAATTGACTGCAAGCAGTCCTGTCAAACACCACCGTTGCATCAACGGTATCACCCTGCTTCCTTCAGCGTCAATGGAGCCCTATTTCAACTTACATCTGCAGTTTAGTACCAAGGCGTTATACACTCTCCAgctctgctgccttggccgTCTTTAAACATGGTTCATCCTCCACCTGCTAAGCCTCTGTTTTGCTAGAAATCCCCTCGTCACACTGATCCAAGTCCACCCGACGCCAGATTGTCGTTCAGCCATCCTCTTGCGGTCGTGTAGCTCGGGTGAGTAGTAGTAGCTAAATCTAAATACCTCAAGTGCTTTTGTGTCCAATAATTGAGTTGGACGTGATATCCGGGAAcaaaaatgaaaaaaaatAAGTGTTCGCTGGTGTAGGAGTCTCAGCTGCCCCGACGGTTTGAGCTATGTGCCATCCCACGGGGGCAAGAGCCGAGATTCCCATCATGTTGGATGTCGGCAACGGACCTCAGCTCAGGCTCGTTCAGAATGGCCGAGCGTCAAGATAAGCCTGTGCCTTGGTCCATGCTGCTTTGTCCGCCGCAGGAAGCTCATCGGGGCCAAGAATCTGCATGCCCTGATTCAGAGCATTGACGAAATCCACGCAGATTCGGAAGTCATCCGTCAAGGCCTCGGCAAATGGCACAAAAGTCTTGGGGAATTCCTCCAGCCGTTCATTTCGCTTCTCCTTGCTGTGAGAagcatcgtcctcatcaaAGAACGTTCGGACAGCAATTCCCAATCCAATATCGGGTTCCTGCAAGAAGGGTAGCCTAGTTGAAAAAGCTCAATCAGTAACCGCATTCACCCATAGTGCCACAGGGGTGTTCATCCTCACCTTTGGCTAATCTCGAGGTAAtcctctctgtctctcttgCTCTGGCCGTACATAAACATGGACGCCACAATAGCTTCAATCAAATCACGATCTACCTCGCGGACAGCCGAGGACTGAGAGCGGAATGCTAGTAGACTCTTGTTAAGAGGTCCAGTGTATCCATAAACCTGATGGCGCAGCTTCAGTAGTGTTGCACATTGGCTGATCAACACCAAGCTTGATTTGTCTTCGTCAGTTCCTCTGCGGGGTAAACCAGCAATGTTTTCCTGATGCTTAGCTCCTAGTACGCCGTGTCGAACCAACTCAAAAGCAAGGAGAGCTGCCTCGTCGAGACCAGGAACCTCAGGTCGGTTCTCGGCAGCGTCTTTAAGGGTCAATAAGGTCGTCGCCAACGCATTACCCCATTTCGTCAGTGTATGGGAGTCGTTCACATAGCCTCTCAGATGTAAGAAACGCCATATAGCAACAGAAGACACCATTTCCAAGGTGTCAATGCCCCGAATCTTGGATTCCTTGGCAATAGTCTTTGCCACAAACTCGGAATTAGCGAGCGCCAAGACTTCCAGGTAAATGGGACCAGCAAATCCTGCAGGGAAGACACTGCGCACGTCGCTCTCCTTTACGTCCCAAGTGCCGACCTGTTGCGAAGGAGGCGGTTGTTGAGCACGATGGTTAATCGTGTGGGAGAATTTAGGGTCGAACCAGACGCGCAAAATGATGTCTTTGTGACCAATGCCACGGTGAACTCGGGGAATCATCAGGCTAAGAGCCTGTTCCTTGATTGGAACTAACTTCGTGGTGACAAGGTTCTTGTACTCGTCGGATACCACGCCATCCAGTGTAGGTTGCACAACAATCTGACCGTGCGTTATACTGTTCAGATTGCGTGCGCCTATCAAACCCGTGTTGAGGTAATGGAAGAGTTCTGCAGGCAGTTGGAGACCGAGATACTCGTGATTGTCCTTGGTGAGGCGTTCAGAGTCGTTGACAACAACGTCTCCGTTTTCCGCAATATAGATGAAGTGGTGAACGGCCATTCGTGCCTTCCTGAATTTGTCCAGCCAGTTGGCATCTTGAGCCTGTAGGATGTCATTGAAGGAGGCACAAGCATTCGCCACTGCTTTGTCGGAGGTCCTCAGGATATTAACGGCATCCATTATGGTGTAATGACTGGGGTACATCGACGCATCTAACAGAGGCGGAAAAGTGGGAAGGAAGGTAGTGCCACTCATGAGCAGTGCGTCAATGAACATGGGTTCTGCCACACCGAGACCGCGCAttaccttcttcttggaaagGGCCGTTACCTTGTTTGCCTCAAAATCGAGCCCACGAATGATGGAGTCCTTGATGGGATagagaagaagctcttgaGGGCCCATGACGCCAGCACATTGGTTGGAATCAATCATCTCAAAGTACGATAGCTAACTTAAATTAGCTTCTTCCATCACTGTGCCCCAGCAGCCTTACGAAGGGGTGGGCGTACCTGAGCGCATGCATTGTACGGAGGAACCAGAAAATGGAGacctctcttcttcaaaatccCTTGCAACAGAGGGTACAGATTTTGTATGATATATGCGCCTTGACGACCAAGCGGCGATTAGTTCTCTTGGAGATTCTCAGTTCACCATTAAATCCAGTCTCCACATACCTGCATTTGCCCCAAAGGTTGCCACAGCTTGCTCAGCTTCTGATCTCGAGTACAGGTCCCACGCCTCGTCCGTCTTCTTGTTTGCGGCTCGCCTTCGCTTGAGACCAACGTCGTCCTGGCCTGTGATCGACTGGCCATCGAAGATAAAGAATGGATGTATGCGGTTCTTATCCCAAAGATCAAGATTCTCGTTGATGTGTGTCTGAATGCCAGTAAGGCCACCGAGAGCTGACAACAGCGGCTCATGGGCAGGGGACGtgtcgaggagctggctCAGGTAGTATGTCGCATCGACGGCGATGGCGCAGTCTTCAAGCTCAGTAAGATCGAAAGAACTATACCAGGCAGAGGTGGTCAGTCAGCAAGATGTTCCGTATAATTGCAGAGTTGCAAATCcggtcgaggaggaggggtAGGGTCGGAGCATCGGTGTCAACGTACGTTGCCTGGCCATTGATCCAGGTATCCTCAATGAGAACTACAATTAAGATAATTGTTAGCTTAGCCTTGCCTCTAGATGGAGCATGAACAGGTGCAAGGTTGGTCTGTTGAAACTGTCGCTGACGTGCCGATGAACAACTGGCCGAGGGAAGCACGTGGACACTGGCAGATGGACCTGGGGCAGGAAGAGGGTGCAATTGAGTCGGAACTATCAAGCCCGTGACGCTGTCTGTCTTCTGAGGAAGCACAAGCGTAACAGCGGAGCACCGATCGTAGATATCGAGTATTCATCGTCCACAGAGCGTGCGCGCGGAAGGacaatgaagccatcgccaaaaGTGACACAGCCGCTCCGGCCAGCTcccaacagcatcatcatcagaccaaagcaaacaaaaccagTTGCACTCGCACACAAGGAGTACGCATCACTCACGTGGCATCCTGAACAAACCCGGCGGCGACCAAAGCGCCCGTATCCGAAGAATCGAAAattgctggctggcaggaGAAGCTCTgtgttggaggtggtgggcTGAGGCGCTGTCGTTGTCAGAGTGGTTAGGATcggttggtgttgtggattTCTCAAGGAGAGCAAGGCACGTTTTTTGGGAGCCTTTTCCCTCCAAGGCGAAAGCGGGAGTCAAGAGATGCGGCCCCCAGTACCTGGTTGGCTCTGTGGCGCCTTGCCGAAGCTAACTTCCAAGGGTGCTGGTCCTGGACGACAGTAGTGGTTGTTGAAAGGTTGCAAGTTCAAGGAGaattccaagaagaaaggagaaAAAAATCGCAAGAAAGTTTAGAGATGAGACAATGGAACCCGTAGacagaagagaaagaaggttTAGTCTGAGTTGTTTGCTTTGCGTGTCAAACGAGGAAAGTGCCTCCTTCGTGGCTCTTAGTTGTGAGGCAAGAGCAAGCCACAGGGTCTAATGTTGGGTGGTGGGCACACCAAAAAGTTGACCAGTAGATTGGCCATCGAACTCAAACAATAGGTAACACCAGCCACATGGGCATGTGGCTATTGTGACAGATTTGCCTGGCACCATGTGGCTGTGCACTGACTGCAACTGGACTTGCGAGGggctcaacaccatcacctaagctccatgtcaatcaatcaatggAGGGGTCCGATCAAGCTCTTGCACACAAAAGTCCATGTCGGGAGGCTCCGATACTCCAGACCAATATACATATGCAGTTCTAAGGCCAAGTGATGCGCATCCGCACTCCGTGGAATCCGAAGACCATATTCAAATGTGGTTGAAGGTGTAAAGTTGAATAAACCTAGTAACCTACCTAAGTTACTCTCTtgcttccacttccacttcacTTCCACTCTTCACACTTTCCGACAACTGAGTGAGTCGGTATCGACAGCCTGGAGCAATCATGACCACCTCATCCGCAAACATCCCCATCATTGACCTCTCTGGTCCCCAAAAAGAAGTAGCCAAACAACTTGTggacgccgccgccgaacaTGGCTTCATCTACATCAAGAACCTCGGTGACGACATACCCGCCGCCAGTGTCGATGAAGCGTTTGCTCTTGTATACGCGCCTTTGCCTGCCCGCGATAGTCCTTGTAGCATCTTAGAGAGCTAACGTTTTTTCAGTCCAAAAAACTACTCGGAGCTCCTGTAGAAGAGAAACAGGCATGctccatccaaaccaacaaTCGAGGATGGACGAGCATGCATGCCGAGACACTGGATCCCCAGAACCAAAAGGTGTGCTTTAAACACTTAGATGGATGTAACGCACTTAAATTGCTAACACATACCAGGTCGGCGACTTTAAAGAGTACGCAATTCACCATGTTTATGCACCAATGTCAAAGTCCTAACCAAGTCAGAGCCTTCAACTTTGGCGAGTTCATAGACAACAAAGCGCAGCAGCCCATCCCACCCACAATAGCCGACGATGAAGCTCGGTTTTCAGCATTTGCCAATCTTTGTCGGGCCCTGTGCCTCAAAATACTCACCCTTCTAGGCCAAGGTCTTGAGGTAAGTCCAATTCATGCAGAACAATCCCCCagtcatcatcgccatcacccCACTAACAAGCCCAGGTAAACGACTTTTTCTCCTCCGCACACTTCAAATCGCCTTCTGGAAGCGGCACCATCCTCCGCTTCCTTCGCTACCCTCCACCGTCTAGCACATCCCacaccgccgacgacattcGCGCCGGCGCTCACTCCGACTACGGGTCCATCACCCTACTCTTCCGCCTCAAAGGTCAAGCTGGGCTTGAAATCCTCAAAAAGGACGGCACTTGGGCCCCGGTACCTGTGGTGCCGCCCGGTACGGAGAACGATCCCAGCCCTCCTATTCTAATCAACATTGGCGACCTCCTGTCGTATTGGACGAATGGGCTTTTCCGGAGTACGGTTCATAGGGTAGTGTTTCCTACAAATGGGGAGCATACCAGCGTGGAAGGAGAAACAAGCAGCGAGGCACGGTACTCGATTGCCTTCTTTTGCCATCCAATGGATGATGCACTACTGGAACTAGTGCCGAGTGAGCGTGTTCGGAATTTTGTGCCCGAGGGGGTTGTGGCGGGGAATCCGTTCGCGGAAAGGAAGGTATTGACTGCGGGGGAGCATTTACTTATGAGGTTGAAGGAGAGTTATGGAACACTGTATGATGAAAAGGAGTAGTAAGTATGTTTATGGTTTGGATAGATTCGCCGGTACGATGTCGGTGTCTGGGTATTGAAGGTCGCCCTATATATCTATGCAGTTTGCGTTATGTATCCAAGAATGCTCCAAATCAATATAACTTTCCAATTCTGTTGTGTTATACAATTCCACAGTACCACCTCCGCCACGGATCGTGAAATCCATCATAGTACTTGtcctttgcttcttcatcttccatgACCTGAAGATTCCTCAACATTCGCCAGTCATAGACAGCTATCCAACCTCTCGTTTTCCGCGGTAGTGTCTTTCGAACCCGTTCCACATCCGCCAGCACATCCTTGGTCTCTCTCGCCTTGTTCACTGTGTCAACCAACAAAATGACTTGTGGAGACTTGTTCCCCAGAGTAGCGCCATGGTTGTTTTGCATCAACCAGTCATCCATCGGCACTGCAAACCCGGATACGCCATGGGAGTTCAACAAAGCAGTCCGCTCTGTCGATTGCCCCAAAGCTCCGGAAGGCAGCAAAATTGTGTGATCAAGCAGATGGCACTTATTACCAGCGAATTGGCACCCATTATTGACTTGGGAGGACCGGTTTGTCTGAGATGCTTCCTCGGACGATATGGTTATAGGGGTGCAGCTGATTTCGCAGCTGATTTCACTCCCCGCCAAGTTTTCACAATCATTTTGTTCTGCCACAGTCATATTTTTCTGCGTTTCTTGTGTTGAAGACACGAGATTGCTGAGATCCACGGACTGGTCAAGCCCGGCGGCGGTGGTAACAAAGGACAAGCTGGGCGTGGCGGACACCTGTGAGGCATTACCATCCACATCTTCTAGAGGTTTCCGGGGCTTCCTAGACCCTGATACTGGTGACGATGGAATGATGTCCGAACGGCGGCGTTTTGAGGCAGAATTTGCGCATTGCGAAGACAATATGGCCGATTTGCGTTTGGATCTTGGTTCTGGCGTTTTGATGTCCTCCGCTactggagaagaagtgggAGGAGTGATGAGGGATGCGCTTGAAGTGACAGATATTTTTTGACTGACATGGCAGGATCTGATTATTTCGGGGCTTTTACTTAACGATCGAAGCATCACCGGTGATCTAGGTGTCCTCGAACTACAAGGCGACGGCGTAGCCAACGTTGTAGCAGTAAGCTGGCTGACGGCATCGACTGCGCGTCCTCTGGGGTCTGCTCCTTCAAGCTTCGCAATCCACTGAAGGTTTTCCTGGCTATCTTCCAGATCTGGGGTGGCTCTGGCCTCTTTGGCCATTTGTTGAAGCTCATCAAATGTAACCGTGTCAGTGTACTCTCTGTCAAAATGTATCTTTGAAACAACAGGGAACCGCAACGTCCAAAACCCCATGTTTCCAGGTTTATCAAAGCTGAAGCACCTCAAATCGAAAACTGCAGGTTTCTGGAACGCCACTCTCAACGGAGCATCAGCTTCGATGCCCCTCGGGATGTGCAATTTTGTTGCatcattcttctccaaagaaACCGAGACGGGATGACAGTGAGAGATGAAGCTTTTGAGAAGCGGTTCCGTAATCTCGACAGCGCTGACCACTGTAAATTCTGGCTTAGCATTCCAACGTTTGACTTCTTCCTTGTTATTCAAGCAGCCGACGTAGAATACGGTCCACCGAAGATTGGGAATTTTGTACGTTTTGGCCTTCGTAGGGTTGAAACCGGCGCCAACGACGGCAAAATCTCCCACATCTCCAAAATTGCCAATGTATTCCTTTTTGAGTTTGATGCATAGACCAGAGTTACGTCGGTCATCGGCTTGGAAGTTGAAATAGGGGTCGTCTGGTTTAAGGACTAGTCCCTCCCCTTTGCTAGTaatgacattggcaaaggCTTTTCTTAGCTCTGATGCAGCAGTTGGGCGATGAAAGTCGACAAGAGTACGTTTTACCAACTCTGCCCGACCAGTCTCGCATTGTATAGTTCGTTCCAGCATCTTGAACCTTTCTGAGTGACGAGTTCCTAGCAACGATTGATCGTTAAGGAGTAGAATGTCGTAGTATATAATCATGAGGTTTTCATAGGAACGTGGCCTAATGACTTTAGTTTCATTCCCACATGATAGCCACATGATACTTAGTTTCAAGTCCAACATACGGTGAGTCCATATCCACATCCATGAAGCGGCCCCGTCTCGCTACATGGTTCCTGATCTTATGAAATGGCATTATCTTATTCTCCTAAAAGTTGTCATTGAATAGTCCTGTTATCGTCAACAGCTTACGCACCTCGTCATTGTACACAACAAGTTCTCCTTCAAAAATGCAATCGGTGCGCACCTGGCAGTGTGGTGTGCCGAATCCGAGAGACTTGATTATCACTCTTGCTCGAGTTAGCACAGGACAGTGAGGCAACACGTCTGCAACATACCCGTGGAGTTTGCACCTATCCTCCGTACTATCCTTACCACTCTTGGAAAAGATCTGAACGCGAGGTTTCCCACCTACTACTTCAATGTGTACCTGGCAGTACTCTCCGTCAATCTTCTGCTCGACGCTCATGCGACCATGGCCCATGTCTATGCAATGCTTGATGCTGCGGCCCTTGAACCAGTTCTGTCTGCCAACCTTGACTCCCAGTTTTGGCTTAACTGTGGCGAGGATACGATCCCTCCTCGCGGTTGGCTTAACAGAATTGGGGAGCATGTTTCCTTTGGCTGTTTGAAGTGTTTGAATAGCAGTGGCGAAATCTTCCTGGGCCTTGAGGATCAGAGGCAGAGCTGAGTCGCAGCACCGATATACAAGCTGAGAATCCAAAATGAGAGGCTGGTAGTCTTTGAGGACAAGCCGGGTAAACCACTTGGCCTCACGAGCAGAGAGTCGACGATAGACATCTTCTAGATCGCATCTGCCCCTCAGGGTCATGGTGGCTTGCGAATTGCGGATAGATGGGGAGCTCCATTTGATCTTGGATGCCAGCCCGTGCATCACCTCATCAATTTCTTCGACGGTGATTCGGAGATTTTCATTGCACATCGGGTTTGGCTGGCAACGAGTTAGGTCATTGGTTCCAAAATAGGGACCAGGGCTAGGACTGACAGTTGTTGTAAGTATTCGTTCAGCACATTCAGCCAGATCGGCACCCTGTCCAGGTTGTTTGTACAAAGCCAGTTCGGCGATTCGGGATGATCCCAGCATCAAGGCTCTCCCAATGATCTTCTCCAGTGTTGGTGCTTTGATACAATACACCCGATCTGTTCGCTTTTCTGGTAGCAAGGTGGAAAGCAATGCAGCAAGATTAGCATCGTGGGCATCAAGACGACCTCGATGCCGAGAAAACCAATCCACAACAGCTCGTGTATTGGAtgcgttggtgatggagagtCGGTGACATTCGTCCAGCAAGTCACACACGAGAAC is a window of Pochonia chlamydosporia 170 chromosome 5, whole genome shotgun sequence DNA encoding:
- a CDS encoding ATP-dependent DNA ligase domain-containing protein (similar to Magnaporthe oryzae 70-15 XP_003710720.1); protein product: MPIPFVLVCDLLDECHRLSITNASNTRAVVDWFSRHRGRLDAHDANLAALLSTLLPEKRTDRVYCIKAPTLEKIIGRALMLGSSRIAELALYKQPGQGADLAECAERILTTTVSPSPGPYFGTNDLTRCQPNPMCNENLRITVEEIDEVMHGLASKIKWSSPSIRNSQATMTLRGRCDLEDVYRRLSAREAKWFTRLVLKDYQPLILDSQLVYRCCDSALPLILKAQEDFATAIQTLQTAKGNMLPNSVKPTARRDRILATVKPKLGVKVGRQNWFKGRSIKHCIDMGHGRMSVEQKIDGEYCQVHIEVVGGKPRVQIFSKSGKDSTEDRCKLHGVIIKSLGFGTPHCQVRTDCIFEGELVVYNDEENKIMPFHKIRNHVARRGRFMDVDMDSPPRSYENLMIIYYDILLLNDQSLLGTRHSERFKMLERTIQCETGRAELVKRTLVDFHRPTAASELRKAFANVITSKGEGLVLKPDDPYFNFQADDRRNSGLCIKLKKEYIGNFGDVGDFAVVGAGFNPTKAKTYKIPNLRWTVFYVGCLNNKEEVKRWNAKPEFTVVSAVEITEPLLKSFISHCHPVSVSLEKNDATKLHIPRGIEADAPLRVAFQKPAVFDLRCFSFDKPGNMGFWTLRFPVVSKIHFDREYTDTVTFDELQQMAKEARATPDLEDSQENLQWIAKLEGADPRGRAVDAVSQLTATTLATPSPCSSRTPRSPVMLRSLSKSPEIIRSCHVSQKISVTSSASLITPPTSSPVAEDIKTPEPRSKRKSAILSSQCANSASKRRRSDIIPSSPVSGSRKPRKPLEDVDGNASQVSATPSLSFVTTAAGLDQSVDLSNLVSSTQETQKNMTVAEQNDCENLAGSEISCEISCTPITISSEEASQTNRSSQVNNGCQFAGNKCHLLDHTILLPSGALGQSTERTALLNSHGVSGFAVPMDDWLMQNNHGATLGNKSPQVILLVDTVNKARETKDVLADVERVRKTLPRKTRGWIAVYDWRMLRNLQVMEDEEAKDKYYDGFHDPWRRWYCGIV
- a CDS encoding temperature dependent protein affecting m2 dsRNA replication domain-containing protein, translated to MPLLIEDTWINGQATSFDLTELEDCAIAVDATYYLSQLLDTSPAHEPLLSALGGLTGIQTHINENLDLWDKNRIHPFFIFDGQSITGQDDVGLKRRRAANKKTDEAWDLYSRSEAEQAVATFGANAGAYIIQNLYPLLQGILKKRGLHFLVPPYNACAQLSYFEMIDSNQCAGVMGPQELLLYPIKDSIIRGLDFEANKVTALSKKKVMRGLGVAEPMFIDALLMSGTTFLPTFPPLLDASMYPSHYTIMDAVNILRTSDKAVANACASFNDILQAQDANWLDKFRKARMAVHHFIYIAENGDVVVNDSERLTKDNHEYLGLQLPAELFHYLNTGLIGARNLNSITHGQIVVQPTLDGVVSDEYKNLVTTKLVPIKEQALSLMIPRVHRGIGHKDIILRVWFDPKFSHTINHRAQQPPPSQQVGTWDVKESDVRSVFPAGFAGPIYLEVLALANSEFVAKTIAKESKIRGIDTLEMVSSVAIWRFLHLRGYVNDSHTLTKWGNALATTLLTLKDAAENRPEVPGLDEAALLAFELVRHGVLGAKHQENIAGLPRRGTDEDKSSLVLISQCATLLKLRHQVYGYTGPLNKSLLAFRSQSSAVREVDRDLIEAIVASMFMYGQSKRDREDYLEISQRLPFLQEPDIGLGIAVRTFFDEDDASHSKEKRNERLEEFPKTFVPFAEALTDDFRICVDFVNALNQGMQILGPDELPAADKAAWTKAQAYLDARPF
- a CDS encoding oxidoreductase, 2OG-Fe(II) oxygenase family (similar to Metarhizium acridum CQMa 102 XP_007812300.1), with product MTTSSANIPIIDLSGPQKEVAKQLVDAAAEHGFIYIKNLGDDIPAASVDEAFALSKKLLGAPVEEKQACSIQTNNRGWTSMHAETLDPQNQKVGDFKEAFNFGEFIDNKAQQPIPPTIADDEARFSAFANLCRALCLKILTLLGQGLEVNDFFSSAHFKSPSGSGTILRFLRYPPPSSTSHTADDIRAGAHSDYGSITLLFRLKGQAGLEILKKDGTWAPVPVVPPGTENDPSPPILINIGDLLSYWTNGLFRSTVHRVVFPTNGEHTSVEGETSSEARYSIAFFCHPMDDALLELVPSERVRNFVPEGVVAGNPFAERKVLTAGEHLLMRLKESYGTLYDEKE